A region of the Dreissena polymorpha isolate Duluth1 chromosome 6, UMN_Dpol_1.0, whole genome shotgun sequence genome:
actaatactaatactactactactactactactacttctactaatgcttcttcaactactactactactactactacttctactactacttatactactactactactactaccactactactactactactactactactactaatactactacaattacttctactactactactactactactacttctactactactactactacaactacttctactactagtactactactactactacttctactactactactactactactactactacaactactactactactactactacttctactactactactactacttctactactactactactactactactactactactactactactactactactactactacttctactactacgactactactactactactactacaactcctactactactactactactactactactactactactactacttctactaatgcttctacaactactactactactactactactactactactactactactactactactacttctactaatgcttctacaactacaactacagctactactactcctaccattactactactgctactactactacttctactactactactactactactactactactactactactacgactactactactactactactactactactactactactactactactactactactactactactactactactactactactactactactactactactactactactactactactactactactactatactactactactactactactactactactactactactactactactactactactactactactactacttctactactactactactactactactactactgctactacaactactactactactactactactactactactactactactactactactactactactactactactactactactactactacttactactactactactactactactactaactactactactactactactactactactactactactactactactactactactactactactactactactatactactactactactactactactactactactactactactactactactactactactactactactatactactactactactactactactacactactactactactactactactactactactacttcttctaactactactacactactactactacttctactactactatactactactactactactaccactactactactactactactactactactatactactctactactatacttctactactactactactactactacttctactactactactactacactacttctactactactactactactactactactactactactactactactactactactactactactacaactactactactactactactactactactactactactactactactactactactactactactactactactactactactactactactactactactactactactactactactactactatactactactactactactactactactactactacaactactactactactactactactactactactactactactactactactactactacttctacaactactactacagctaccaCTACtcctaccattactactactactactactactactactactactactactactactacttttactactactactactactactactactactactactactacactactactactactactactactactactactactactactactactactactactactactactactactactactactactactactactactactactactactactactactactactctactactactactactactactactactactactactactactactactactactactactactactactactactactactctactactactactctactactactactactctactactactactactactactactactactactactactactacactactactactactactactactactactactactactactactactactactactactactactactactactactactactactactactaactacacactactaatactactactactactactactactactactactactactactactactactactacaactactactactactactactactactacttatactactactactactacttctactaatactactactactactactactactactactactactactactactactactactactactactactactactactgctaatataactacacatactactactactactactactactactactactactactactactactactactactactactactactactactactactactactactactactactactactactactactactactactactactactactactactactactactctactactactactactactactactactactgctaatataactacacatactactactactactactactactactactactactactactactactactactactactactactactactactactactactactactactactactactactactacttctgttaATGattctacaactacaactacaactactactactgctaccattactactactactactaatgcttactactactacttctactactgctactactactactactactactactactactactactactactactactactactactactactactactacttctactactactactactactactactactacttctactactactactactactactactactactactactactactactactaccactactacttctactactacttttactactactactactactactactactactactactactactactactactactatacttctactactactactactactactactactactactactactactactgctactactactactacttatactactactactactactactactactactactactactactactaataatactaatactaataataataataataataatactactacttctactaatgcttcttcaactactactactactactactactactactactactactactacactactactactaccactactactactactactactactactactactaaactaactactactactacttctactactactactactacttactactactacttctactacgctactaccactactactactactactactactactactactactactactactactactactactactactactactactattactatcagtacaattattattattatgactactactgctactactactactactacaacttctacccctactacttcttcttctactactactactactactactactactactactactactactactactactactactacttctactactactactactacaattactactactactactactactactactactactactactactactactactactactactactactactactactactattactactactactactactactactactacttctactacttctactactactactactaatactactgctactattactacttttttattatttgttttatcttaaacgattattgattataaataacataacacaTACTGTTTTCACTGAAAGAAATGTTACAAACCAAGGTTGAAAACATTATAAGGCATAATTTCTTAATACTTTGTTAGAACcattatttgcaattaaaaacatCTTTGTGTAGAATATCtgctttaaaatgaataagaAAATGTGTTTAATCTTGCCTTAGATTTCACTAGCCTCACTAACGAGCCTTTCGACACCATTCTTCATGAGAACACAGACGCCAAACGCTACATCTGGAACGTCACCGCTACATGTGACATCACGCACACGTGCCATGCTGAGTTCACGTGCTCCGAAACACACGCATGCGATTCTTGCACGGTTTATGACTCGGTGGAATTACTTGGAATCGACGGTAAGCTTCTAACACAGAAAATATAAACGACATCGATAATGCAAAATGATCACTAGACACACATTGGAATAGTATTTTCATGGCAAACTATcgtacatgtatatggctatttTGATCATTGTCAGATTATGTTACATGTAACATGACCTTATTGTACCTTGCATCTTCAAATTTCCTCATCTGAGTGATAAATTCGTCAGTCAGTCTGAGGGGTTTTGTATTATTTAGGAAAGCAATTTCGACAAGTGCATTAAGTTCAATAATACAACACGTGTTTGTTTTAATGGAAACGCCATGTTTGTTAAAATCGTGTGCATTTGGACAGGGTTTCGGGTTTACAAGCGCGAGTGCAACGACAAGTTCTGCCACAAATGCGGTATCCACCAACACTGCGTCAACGCAGGAGAAGACTACGATTACATAGTCTCGTGCAAGAAGCTTCATATTGGCGGATACACTGATTTCACGTCGGGGACAGCAGTTCTCAAAAGAAATTTGTCGTTTAAATCGGACATAATACCACCGTTTAATTATTCTGGTAGGCATAGCATTTTAATGGTCAGAAAAGTGCCATGTATTTTTAGTTTGATAGtttatttaattgtatgtatGAAGTGTTTAAAGATAAAACCTGTATGTGTGAAAACAGCGGGACTTTAGAAACATCAAACTTAAAAGTAATGTTTATTTGTATGGCTCACATTTTAATGTTGCCATAGCAACGGATACGCATCAGTGTAAGAAAACACGAATGTATTTGGAACGATCAATACCCAATTAAAATTGACACATACGGTATTATTGCCATTAATATCATGCTCGGAATGGTCCATATTTATAATAAGTCATTTGAATTAAGCATTCAAGCAAAGCTGCGCTTTTAATCAgtttttaaaatatgtactttccATTAGAAGCGACTTGTAACATTCGACTACGATGAGTTtgtctttgtttttttataatggtTAAATACCATAATGTTATGACCTTAACCggttttgaaatataaattattttggaaaataaatatattttgctgaTAGAAAGATTATTTGTAAACACTATTATTCACTTCTTTCCCAGAGTGATACTAAAAATAATGTGTAAACACTTTTGTAGACTTTTTTCCCAGAGGAATAATACAGATTATTTGTAAACACTTTTGTTCACTTTTTCCTCCAGAGGGATGATACAGATTATTTGTAAACACTATTGTTCACTTTTTTCCCAGAGGGCTACAACGTTACAGTTTTCAAAAATGACTCGACGCCCGGCAAGATCATCAACAAAATCATCTCTAACCCGATCGATGAAACGGATGACAACGATAGGATTTTCTACTACCATAAATCTGGTCCAAGACAATCTTGGATTCACTGGAACATCCTGTTTGAACTCGACATTAGTAAGATACCATTTTAACCCAAACCTATCGAATAGATCATATAGCAAACCAACCTGTAAGCTATGTAATTATCAAATCGcgtatttgaaaacaaatgtcatCTATCGTAATTTATAGAATCATATAAAAAGTAGAACTGTCCTTTGGGGGCATCTTCGCATTATAGTAACCTATAAGTTACTCCGAAACGTTGGTCAGACCGAAACCGAGGGCTGACGTCCGTTTTTTTTGTTCGAGCTTACTATAATACAAGAACACCCTCAGTGTTGTGAACAATAATTCGTATATTATGCCACACATTTTATAATTACACATGCATGATTTGATATAATGATTATATTGCAGacacacatgtttatttaagaaaataactCTTTTGACAGACTAGCAAATTGAACAATATCAGGTGCGACAGTAAAATATGAACACTGCGGGTGcaatataaaatttcaaataatgttATTTCAGTTTATAATTTTTATGAGCGACAAATCCGATGACCATCTTATCAATTTGTTGCTGTCGTATGATGACTCATACACATGAAATTCGAATCGAGAGTTTGTTTACAAGCTATACCAGTTTCGCCCTATTGCAAATGTAGACTTAAAGGATGGTGATACAGTTATTTAGCAAGAGGCACATACTTTAAGCAAACATGTCCTTACCTACTTAATCTCACATGATCAACCTCATCTTATGCACACAAAAATACAAAGACTttacatatgtttaaataatttattatatagcAAACCACAATATCCAAGCATGTTTACTTTAAATGTGATATTCATTATTGTAAGGTAATATAAATAAGCTTACCatgttttaaagcatattttatattaatatatatttgtttattgtcatattGAACTTTGCTTCTAGACACTGGATACGTGAAGCTAATAGAGGACCTCGCCTTTGAGTTTTCATACACATTTGAGATGGAGTTGTGTGTTCGAAACAGACGAAACTTTACGAACTGCGGACTCTTTGGAATTGTGCTTTGTAAGGCCGTTTTTATTATGTGCTTTTAATTAAATCTTATGGTGATAgttgttaatttaacaaataatggtATGCATGAATTTGCAAAGTAATATCGAATATAGTTGTATTTAGTATTACCTGTATAGTTTTAGTATAGTATCCGGACCACTTTGATTAACAATATGTTATTGATGTTCGCTTCTTTAGTATTTTCTGTTTACCAATACTGTAAATAATATATGATTATGAGCTTTGAGACAACGACAGTCTCTAGTTGCTTGACATCGACTAGTGTTTATTTTCACATAAGTATAATGTTCATAATCTGGACTTtctttacattttttatatagtTGCGTTTGAACGTGTATTCACTTTTCCAGAGCGTAACAATAATTAAGGTCACGCATAATATAATGATCctacaaacatgtatttttatgtgaAACAAAATGGATGCGCGTCTTTTTTAGTAACTGtgaatctctctctctctctctctctctctctctctctctctctctctctctctctctctctctctctctatatatatatatatatatatatatatatatatatatatatatatatatatatatatatatatatatatataagtatatatactGTGAGCTTTTTTACCTTACAGGGTCCTGCTACCAAACACCGAACTGTACAAATCAGACGATTCCGAATCTGTGGGATACACATGGGATAACACATCACAATCCGAATAACTCATTGTTCAAAATGATATACGAAGAGCCAAATAACCATTTCCCAAATTTCAGGTAATACAAGACATTTTCTGTTatggtatttaaataaacaagactTAGATAAACTGACCTTCCACATTTCATAGCTGGTAAACACATTATCTGGCTATTGACTATTGCATAATTAATATATAGAACGAAATGATACCGCTGtaaattaattacattatttattgtatttctaAGAAACAACTGGGCTAAGTTGACATGGTATCTGGACAACGGAGGATTTAAGGAAGCAACCATTAACCCTTATACAGGTAATATGCTTTTTTCGGACTATGTATAAACAATCTCATCTATAATAAACGTTTTAAGCGGTTATGAcaagtaattttaaaaaaatgtttcattaattaTGCTGTATTGTCGAATGTTGATAAACCTGTTACagtccttttttatttttttaaaacaataaaagtaaTTATACAAACGTAGTTGACAAGACAAACAAGTACACAGCAAACCAAATACATAATCAAATTCAAGATTTGAGTTATCGCATTGGAACTGTCAATCCGAAGaatttgggggtttaaaccggttttaaggAGCTCCATATCTCGCACTTGATTATTAATTGAACATATACTGTTCCAAAGTACACATGTTAAAATTAACGTAATAGcaattaaattcaaattaaatagcaATTATAGATGAAACATTTCAAGTAAATTACCAGTCAACTATTAGATGGTTATAAACGTATCCGAGAACCGGAACTGAAACTTTCTTTGGCACGTCGGCATGAAACCAAGCCTCAATAAGGTTGTCAAGGCAAAATTACACAGCATGGTTTTTTATGTATATCAACATATTTGTTggttttactagattttcgcttTTAATTATATGTCACTATATGGTCATTAGTGacagcatttaatggcaaaccccatattttattttaattgtatgctttaaaaacatgttctttactATTCACACATTTTCTGAAGAATTTCGCTTAAATCATAACGATACGACTTCAATATTATAACGTCATTTCACCGCTTCTTTTATCGTTTGAGGAACGTTCTGTAATCTATCTCTATTCTAAATCAAGGAAAATGTAGTTTATGTGACACTTTGAACATTATAGGTAATGTCAAAATTAATTTTCAAAGTTGGACACcttgaattgtaaatgtataatCTATGATTTTTACCTACAAATCATAAAGACACATAGAAGACATACAActgtttttcaaaatatgtttctgTTGGTATattttaggcgaaatatatctcACTCGTAATATCAGTATCTGGCCATCGTATCCTAACCGGAACTATACAATGAATGTGACTGTGATGAACTCAGAGTCTTGCTATGCCACGTCATGTCTGATGGACGTTACAATCTGGTACACGAACTGGGTATGTGTATCGTTAACAAAATGAATCtgaaatacataattaaatattttagaattgttaaacatttttttagttttaatacaACACATAAATCGAACGCTTCACGTAAATAGTTTGTAATCAACCGATACTTTGACTAAGTTGAAAGAATCTTACACTACTGTACATACTTGGGCGGTAATGcttcttttttgttgttgctgagTGTATGCTGTTTTGAACATACACTAGGTCAGATGTAAAATTCAAACATTGTTGTTACTTATTTGTCTTAGGCTTTGTGTATAAACCGGTTAAAATACTGGTGAAGCGGCTTTTTCATGTACATTTTATGATATATGCAATactataaaaaattaaaaatacatacttTCCTAATAATGAAAGCAACAATGGCATATAAGCTTcgataaataaatatgaaaacattgtCTGGCATACTACGAGCTGAAGCAAAACGATTAAAGTGTTAAAGATTAAAGTAAGTGTTACATAATAAACCAAGCCAATAAACAGTATGATATACTACCGACTTAAAGTAATGTTACTGATGTCGGTTTGTATGCTTCGTTCTACAACTAAAGGATAATGTTTCCCTTGCCTAACATGAAAGACTTACAATaatgtttctggagtttcatCATTTCCATATTGCTTAGGATTTACTGAATTGTCTTAGAAACATACAACAGTTATTTTAGTGTATATAGTAAGACTTTGATTTACAAGATCTAAGAAACTAACACAATTCTCATTCCCATTTGCTATTAAATGGAAATTCGCATTTAATCCTATATTTCGTTGCACAACGATGACATGTTGTAGCCTCCGCACATCGAAAGTCTTCCCGACAAGATGGAGT
Encoded here:
- the LOC127835657 gene encoding uncharacterized protein LOC127835657 is translated as MTSAPHTYELHENADPAIALFDVTATCDITWTCGSYTCSDSVSCDNCWVENTDNLFYVSGMTVYKKECLKKLCNTCSITDFCATGNTEYTYTVYCDKRNTWIDRPGFTTGTASGTHKLKFKADIDPPFMFNDNFKNSITVGSSIEGDGQKVNQIISNPKNEANDHDTIKFYINDGYRAYWLTVEENTGYVKVSSPLTTETNQIFRTEMCAENRRGLKAYFTSLTNEPFDTILHENTDAKRYIWNVTATCDITHTCHAEFTCSETHACDSCTVYDSVELLGIDGFRVYKRECNDKFCHKCGIHQHCVNAGEDYDYIVSCKKLHIGGYTDFTSGTAVLKRNLSFKSDIIPPFNYSEGYNVTVFKNDSTPGKIINKIISNPIDETDDNDRIFYYHKSGPRQSWIHWNILFELDINTGYVKLIEDLAFEFSYTFEMELCVRNRRNFTNCGLFGIVLWSCYQTPNCTNQTIPNLWDTHGITHHNPNNSLFKMIYEEPNNHFPNFRNNWAKLTWYLDNGGFKEATINPYTGNMLFSDYV